Proteins found in one Haloferax litoreum genomic segment:
- a CDS encoding CPBP family intramembrane glutamic endopeptidase, protein MSTAVDTPSTPQTTNVARLRAIIVALAIVAAGILLGVVLTIAAFVPIVALGFQFDPSGSLFLVASLIPSQLAFAIVGLLVVVALLGGVSARVPTRDDVKWVGIGLVASFTAVGLLVVASTIVDLSPIQSVVGEAGSVDPTIFVVLAILSIFVIAPAEEVLFRGAVQGRLRETFGPGAGIALASAIFASLHAFNFVGGGWIILVPLSALFLVGAVFGYVYERTQNLAVPIVVHGLYNATLFLSSFVVG, encoded by the coding sequence ATGTCCACCGCCGTCGATACACCCTCCACGCCACAGACGACGAACGTCGCCCGCCTTCGGGCGATAATCGTCGCACTCGCCATCGTCGCCGCCGGCATCCTCCTCGGTGTCGTCCTCACAATTGCCGCGTTCGTCCCCATCGTCGCACTCGGTTTCCAGTTCGACCCGTCAGGGTCGCTGTTTCTCGTCGCATCGCTGATACCCTCGCAACTCGCGTTCGCAATCGTCGGCTTGCTCGTCGTGGTTGCACTCCTCGGTGGGGTCTCGGCCCGTGTCCCCACGCGAGACGACGTGAAGTGGGTCGGTATCGGACTCGTCGCGAGTTTCACCGCCGTCGGCTTGCTCGTCGTCGCGTCGACCATCGTCGACCTCAGTCCGATTCAATCGGTCGTCGGTGAGGCGGGGAGCGTCGACCCCACCATCTTCGTCGTGCTCGCCATCCTGTCCATCTTCGTCATCGCTCCCGCCGAAGAGGTACTCTTCCGCGGTGCCGTTCAGGGGCGATTGCGCGAGACGTTCGGCCCCGGCGCTGGCATCGCCCTCGCCAGCGCAATCTTCGCGTCGCTCCACGCGTTCAACTTCGTCGGTGGCGGGTGGATTATCCTCGTCCCACTGTCGGCACTCTTCCTCGTCGGCGCAGTGTTCGGATACGTCTACGAGCGAACGCAGAACCTCGCAGTCCCCATCGTCGTCCACGGACTGTACAACGCGACGCTGTTTCTCTCGTCGTTCGTCGTCGGGTGA
- a CDS encoding J domain-containing protein, with translation MLPEWVFLLPSWLVLGLVVGAIASVVVAGVFVVGGRLFPDQQVSHGPRVDGVGRRRLEIRDYLTAIGERFVEDWTIHDETVAFYLPERDVAITFDAQAFFRLEHAGVFAVLCEHEMPGRQLGRRLPFDVADIEPELTDVDDPISEAFDRLGLSADASPDAVRDAYRSQVKDVHPDHGGDREGFRRLREAYTMAREHADE, from the coding sequence GTGCTTCCGGAGTGGGTATTTCTGCTCCCCTCGTGGCTGGTACTCGGCCTCGTTGTGGGCGCAATCGCCTCCGTCGTCGTCGCCGGAGTGTTCGTCGTCGGTGGCCGCCTCTTCCCCGACCAGCAGGTCTCTCACGGCCCGCGAGTGGACGGTGTCGGCCGCCGTCGTCTCGAAATCAGAGACTACCTGACCGCGATTGGCGAACGATTCGTCGAAGACTGGACGATTCACGACGAGACGGTAGCATTCTACCTCCCCGAGCGAGACGTCGCCATCACGTTCGACGCGCAGGCGTTCTTCCGTCTCGAACACGCGGGCGTGTTCGCCGTCCTCTGTGAACACGAGATGCCGGGGAGACAACTCGGACGCCGCCTCCCCTTCGACGTCGCCGACATCGAACCCGAACTGACCGACGTAGACGACCCTATCTCGGAAGCGTTCGACAGATTAGGACTCTCGGCAGACGCCTCTCCCGACGCCGTTCGCGACGCCTACCGGTCACAAGTCAAAGACGTTCATCCCGACCACGGCGGCGACCGAGAGGGATTCCGTAGGTTGCGAGAGGCGTACACGATGGCACGCGAACACGCCGACGAATAG
- a CDS encoding NAD(P)/FAD-dependent oxidoreductase yields MDDSHIVVVGAGLAGLVTARHLAADGSDVTVIERRDDVGGRVRTRTTDGFTLDRGFQVLFTGYPTVRRELDLSALDLREFTPGATICRPSRRSVLSDPLRDIGSLFDSLRNPELTTSDKLRTLALRQDVGTRDEAEIFASPDQSIRSYLRDWGFSEDYIDHFVAPFYGGITLDRSLSSSKRVFEYTFKMLSAGSTTVPKDGIQAIPEQLADVARDEGATIRLGERVESIQSDENGAVVTTGRESVEADAVVVATDPKEARRLTDVESIPTDAHGCVTQYYTLPAGSGLDAGKRIMLNAANPDPNTIAPLSTVAPEYAPAGKELLSATFLGAAARDESEEVLFEKTLRTLEAWYPERYFTDLELLHTDYISFAQFAQPPGIHDSLPGHRDAPGRTYLAGDYTTWSSIQGAMRSGREAADAVRKDLSN; encoded by the coding sequence ATGGACGATAGCCACATCGTGGTCGTCGGTGCGGGTCTCGCTGGCCTCGTCACCGCGCGACACCTCGCCGCCGATGGGTCCGACGTGACCGTCATCGAACGACGGGACGACGTCGGCGGACGAGTTCGAACGAGGACGACCGACGGGTTCACACTCGACCGAGGGTTTCAGGTGCTTTTCACCGGCTATCCCACAGTTCGCCGCGAACTGGACCTCTCGGCGCTCGACCTGCGCGAGTTCACGCCCGGCGCGACCATCTGCCGGCCGAGTCGCCGGTCCGTCCTCTCGGACCCCCTCCGCGACATCGGCAGTCTGTTCGACTCGCTCCGGAACCCCGAGCTGACGACGAGCGACAAACTTCGGACACTGGCGCTCAGACAGGACGTGGGGACACGCGACGAAGCCGAGATATTCGCCTCACCAGACCAGAGCATCCGGTCGTACCTCCGCGACTGGGGCTTTTCGGAAGACTACATTGACCACTTCGTCGCTCCGTTCTACGGCGGCATCACCCTCGACCGCTCGCTGTCGTCCTCGAAGCGCGTCTTCGAGTACACGTTCAAGATGCTCTCTGCGGGGAGTACCACCGTCCCGAAAGACGGGATTCAGGCGATACCCGAGCAACTCGCCGACGTCGCCCGCGACGAGGGCGCGACGATTCGTCTCGGCGAACGGGTCGAGTCGATTCAGAGCGACGAGAACGGCGCAGTCGTCACGACGGGGCGCGAGTCCGTCGAGGCGGACGCCGTCGTCGTCGCAACCGACCCGAAAGAAGCACGGCGCTTGACGGATGTCGAGTCGATTCCGACCGACGCCCACGGATGTGTGACGCAATACTACACGCTTCCGGCGGGAAGCGGCCTCGACGCGGGGAAGCGAATCATGCTCAACGCCGCGAATCCGGACCCCAATACGATTGCCCCGCTCTCGACTGTCGCACCCGAGTACGCACCGGCGGGGAAGGAACTCCTGAGTGCGACGTTCCTCGGGGCCGCCGCCCGAGACGAGTCAGAAGAAGTCCTCTTCGAGAAGACGTTGCGAACGCTCGAAGCGTGGTATCCCGAGCGCTACTTCACCGACCTCGAACTGCTCCACACCGACTACATCTCCTTCGCCCAGTTCGCCCAGCCACCGGGTATCCACGACTCGCTCCCGGGGCACCGCGATGCACCGGGTCGAACCTATCTCGCCGGCGACTACACGACGTGGTCGTCGATTCAGGGGGCGATGCGGAGTGGTCGAGAGGCCGCCGACGCCGTTCGAAAAGACCTCTCGAACTAG
- a CDS encoding threonine synthase, translated as MQTSDTFSGLVCTETGDEYDADVIGPSDADEPLDPTYDLDSVEWDAETLAERPFDTMWRYRELLPFDDPVTANEGATPLVEASALGDEAGVGSLLIKDEGRNPTGTFLDRGFSLAATAAREAGAEVVAHASPGNGAQSAASYAGLVDVRSYGFVPSRTPFPNKAMVNVHGGQMKVVGGRYPAALSALHEKLKSDWYTLQEFDNPYRHDGAKTIAYEIAERLDWSVPDWVVVPVATGELVYGVYKGFRDLSDLGLVDDVPRLVAAQSVGCSPIATAWEVGNDDTEAWNHPDTIVGELEIPDPAGGSLALRAIEESDGVAVTVGDDDALESAVKAAQTAGVEVGAAGGVALAAAWDQSDEFDEDDSVVVVNTESGTKNADILRSHLMGQGI; from the coding sequence ATGCAGACTTCCGACACGTTCTCTGGGCTGGTGTGTACGGAGACCGGTGACGAGTACGACGCCGACGTGATCGGGCCGAGCGACGCGGACGAACCGCTCGACCCGACGTACGACCTCGACAGTGTCGAGTGGGACGCGGAGACGCTCGCCGAACGTCCGTTCGACACGATGTGGCGCTACCGCGAACTCCTCCCCTTCGACGACCCCGTGACGGCGAACGAAGGTGCGACACCGCTCGTCGAGGCGTCGGCACTCGGCGACGAAGCGGGTGTGGGGTCGTTGCTCATCAAGGACGAAGGACGCAACCCGACCGGGACGTTCCTCGACCGTGGGTTCTCGCTCGCTGCGACGGCGGCACGAGAAGCAGGTGCGGAAGTCGTCGCTCACGCCTCGCCCGGAAACGGAGCCCAGTCCGCGGCATCCTACGCGGGCCTCGTCGACGTGCGCTCGTACGGGTTCGTCCCCTCGCGGACGCCGTTCCCGAACAAGGCGATGGTGAACGTCCACGGCGGCCAGATGAAAGTCGTCGGCGGGCGCTACCCCGCCGCGCTCTCGGCACTCCACGAGAAACTCAAGAGCGACTGGTACACGCTCCAAGAGTTCGACAATCCGTATCGACACGACGGCGCGAAGACCATCGCCTACGAGATTGCCGAGCGTCTCGACTGGTCCGTCCCCGACTGGGTCGTCGTCCCCGTGGCGACCGGTGAACTCGTCTACGGCGTCTACAAGGGCTTCCGCGACCTGTCAGACCTCGGCCTCGTCGACGACGTGCCCCGACTCGTGGCCGCGCAGTCGGTCGGGTGCTCACCCATCGCCACCGCGTGGGAGGTCGGAAACGACGACACCGAGGCGTGGAACCACCCCGACACTATCGTCGGCGAACTGGAGATTCCAGACCCGGCAGGCGGGTCACTCGCGCTCCGTGCAATCGAGGAATCCGACGGTGTCGCGGTCACTGTCGGCGACGACGACGCCCTCGAATCGGCGGTCAAAGCCGCGCAGACCGCCGGCGTCGAAGTCGGTGCCGCCGGTGGCGTCGCCCTCGCCGCCGCGTGGGACCAGTCCGACGAGTTCGACGAAGACGACAGCGTCGTCGTCGTCAACACCGAGTCGGGAACGAAGAACGCCGACATCCTCCGAAGTCACCTGATGGGACAGGGTATCTGA
- a CDS encoding metal-dependent transcriptional regulator, translating to MLSDVMEDYLKAIYSLQMEHGPPVSTSAIAEYLGKTPPTVTSMVGKLEDRGLVEREKYKGVELTEEGETVALEVLRHHRLLEAYLTEHLDYSWSEVHEEADALEHHISEEFERRVAAALGDPEVDPHGDPIPSADLTPPASSGLSTLSDHVVGDVVVVCRVSDRDPEELEYLSEAGVVPGTTIEIIDVAPFGMVTVRVANSEREQSLPESVAQTIRVREPDESCEDEGVSTA from the coding sequence ATGTTGAGCGACGTGATGGAAGACTACCTCAAGGCAATCTACTCTCTTCAGATGGAACACGGGCCGCCCGTCTCCACGTCTGCTATCGCGGAGTATCTGGGAAAGACGCCCCCGACGGTGACGAGCATGGTCGGGAAACTCGAAGACCGCGGGCTGGTCGAACGCGAGAAGTACAAGGGCGTCGAACTCACCGAAGAAGGCGAGACAGTCGCGCTCGAAGTCCTCCGTCACCACCGCCTCTTGGAGGCGTACCTCACCGAACACCTCGACTACTCGTGGAGCGAGGTCCACGAGGAGGCAGACGCGCTCGAACACCACATCAGCGAAGAGTTCGAGCGCCGAGTCGCCGCCGCACTGGGTGACCCGGAAGTCGACCCACACGGCGACCCGATTCCGAGCGCCGACCTCACCCCGCCAGCCTCGTCTGGTCTCTCGACACTCTCTGACCACGTCGTGGGTGACGTTGTCGTCGTCTGCCGAGTCAGTGACCGCGACCCAGAAGAGTTGGAATACCTCTCCGAGGCGGGTGTCGTCCCCGGGACCACCATCGAGATAATCGACGTTGCACCGTTCGGCATGGTCACGGTCCGCGTCGCGAACTCGGAGCGAGAACAGAGTCTTCCCGAGTCCGTCGCGCAGACGATTCGCGTCCGCGAACCAGACGAGTCGTGTGAAGACGAGGGTGTTTCGACTGCATGA
- a CDS encoding metallophosphoesterase, producing MQSVTVRDRSVYLSEADALVLSDLHIGRADASNVDFPLGEQADLAGRLTTLCDEFEPREVVFAGDVLHRFDRVSERHVSALETLATVCTDAGSDPVFVAGNHDTMLAESWSGTVHDEYRLADGTLVSHGHRHPDGEARLHVVGHDHPVLTTEGRRRPCVLYGPDAYRGADVLMLPPFTRLAPGVVVNQMRGSDFDSPLVGDASVFRPLVRDADAGETLTFPPLGKLRRLL from the coding sequence GTGCAGAGCGTCACCGTCCGCGACCGGTCTGTCTACCTCTCAGAAGCGGACGCACTCGTCCTCTCTGACCTCCACATCGGCCGCGCGGACGCCTCGAACGTCGACTTTCCACTCGGCGAGCAAGCGGACCTCGCGGGCCGACTGACCACTCTCTGTGACGAGTTCGAACCCCGTGAAGTCGTCTTCGCGGGCGACGTACTCCACCGATTCGACCGGGTCTCGGAGCGCCACGTCTCCGCGCTCGAAACGCTCGCCACCGTCTGTACCGACGCCGGTTCCGACCCGGTGTTCGTCGCTGGAAACCACGATACGATGCTCGCCGAGTCGTGGTCGGGGACCGTTCACGACGAGTATCGATTGGCAGACGGGACGCTCGTCTCGCACGGACACCGCCACCCCGACGGCGAGGCTCGCCTCCACGTCGTCGGCCACGACCACCCCGTACTCACTACCGAAGGCCGGCGTCGGCCCTGCGTCCTCTACGGCCCCGATGCGTATCGAGGCGCGGACGTCCTGATGCTGCCGCCGTTCACCCGCCTCGCACCGGGTGTCGTCGTCAACCAGATGCGAGGGTCGGACTTCGACTCGCCACTCGTCGGCGACGCGAGCGTCTTTCGGCCACTCGTACGCGACGCCGACGCAGGCGAGACGCTCACGTTCCCGCCGTTGGGGAAACTTCGTCGCCTCCTCTGA
- a CDS encoding TMEM165/GDT1 family protein, with product MTGWTEILVVALVAQLAVLPGEKVQFIIAGLSTRYDPKVVVAAAGSAFAIWTALEIAFGQALKNALPPVALDAFTAVLFALFAVLLYRSTPSKHGSGAATDGGLTGFDATPTVFGREVSSHGFGGFFPIFAMMAAGEFGDKTQLVTIGLAVQYGAHPAIWAGEMLAIIPVSIANAYFFHRFSDRFDTRKAYLGAASLFGFFALDTTIAIFTGFSAWETFVGAASDVVLSLL from the coding sequence ATGACCGGGTGGACCGAGATTCTCGTCGTCGCACTCGTCGCACAACTCGCGGTGTTGCCCGGCGAGAAAGTTCAGTTCATCATCGCCGGCCTCTCGACGCGCTACGACCCGAAAGTCGTCGTCGCCGCGGCAGGGTCCGCGTTCGCCATCTGGACCGCCCTCGAAATCGCCTTCGGGCAGGCGTTGAAGAACGCGTTGCCACCGGTGGCGCTGGACGCCTTCACCGCGGTGTTGTTCGCGCTGTTCGCGGTGCTTCTGTACCGTTCGACTCCATCGAAGCACGGGTCCGGGGCAGCGACAGACGGCGGACTGACCGGATTCGACGCGACGCCGACCGTGTTCGGCCGAGAGGTGTCGAGTCACGGCTTCGGCGGCTTTTTCCCTATCTTCGCCATGATGGCCGCTGGCGAGTTCGGTGACAAGACCCAACTCGTGACCATCGGCCTCGCCGTCCAGTACGGCGCGCACCCCGCAATCTGGGCCGGTGAGATGCTCGCCATCATTCCGGTGAGTATCGCCAACGCGTACTTCTTCCATCGCTTCTCGGACCGGTTCGACACCCGCAAGGCGTACCTCGGTGCCGCGTCGCTCTTCGGATTCTTCGCCCTCGATACGACCATCGCCATCTTCACCGGGTTCTCCGCGTGGGAGACGTTCGTCGGGGCCGCGTCCGACGTCGTTCTCTCGCTTCTCTGA
- a CDS encoding DUF7839 domain-containing protein: protein MSGALDDKRTATRFRILAEIADRQPAVSQGEIAEAVGVTSQAVSEYIRELVDDGLVDKEGRSRYRVTKEGVDWLFQEARALQRFAEHVTDDVLESVNEDAAIVTDDVSAGETVTLSLRDGLLYATPGSDGPAIGVSTTDADAGEDASVTGFEGVIEMEPGSVRVLQIPPARLGGSGEVDVAALADACADADIVVASGVEAVVACRTADVDLETWFAPGEVAADAAARGLDAVVVASTDAAGRVTDALRDAGVLFEVTEP from the coding sequence ATGAGCGGCGCCCTCGACGACAAGCGTACCGCGACCCGCTTTCGTATCCTCGCCGAGATTGCCGACCGTCAACCGGCCGTGAGTCAAGGCGAGATAGCCGAGGCAGTCGGCGTGACGAGTCAAGCGGTCTCGGAGTACATCCGCGAACTCGTCGACGACGGACTCGTGGACAAGGAAGGTCGGTCGCGCTACCGAGTGACCAAAGAGGGGGTCGATTGGCTCTTTCAAGAGGCCCGTGCGCTCCAGCGATTCGCCGAACACGTCACCGACGACGTGCTGGAGAGCGTCAACGAGGACGCCGCAATCGTCACCGACGACGTCTCGGCCGGTGAGACGGTGACGCTCTCACTCCGCGACGGCCTCCTGTACGCGACACCCGGAAGCGACGGACCGGCAATCGGTGTCTCGACGACCGATGCAGACGCCGGCGAAGACGCCAGCGTCACCGGGTTCGAGGGTGTCATCGAGATGGAACCGGGGTCCGTCCGCGTCCTCCAGATTCCGCCGGCACGGCTCGGTGGAAGCGGCGAGGTGGACGTGGCGGCACTCGCAGACGCCTGTGCCGACGCAGATATCGTCGTCGCCAGCGGCGTCGAAGCAGTCGTCGCCTGTCGCACGGCAGACGTGGACCTCGAAACGTGGTTCGCACCGGGCGAAGTCGCCGCCGACGCCGCCGCTCGTGGGTTGGACGCAGTCGTCGTCGCCAGCACCGACGCCGCCGGACGCGTGACCGACGCGCTCCGCGACGCAGGCGTCTTGTTCGAAGTGACTGAACCGTAA
- a CDS encoding CPBP family intramembrane glutamic endopeptidase: MSSLIGWIRTHRFVSFLVLTYLLTWVWWIPAMLLVRGGDPPTYVSLLVLVGGFGPFLAAIVLAAVTGDIRSWGRRLVSVRTSPLVWVAAIAVPVVLFGATLALTVATGWSFDAAALGPPGLLGALLLSSFIRGGLEEPGWRGYGLPVLQRRLGAFRASLVIGVVWAAWHIPLFAMPGSSQAGTSFAFYLLGVIAISVITTWLYNESGGRVLVPIAFHTTWNGISVYLAAGVTGGGILPSEASLAAAAWVLAGILVYRYGAERLSSNPLPTGGLSFEGARPASEVDTAGGVTHSND; this comes from the coding sequence ATGTCCTCGCTCATAGGGTGGATACGAACGCATCGATTCGTCAGTTTCCTGGTGCTGACGTACCTCCTCACGTGGGTCTGGTGGATTCCGGCGATGCTCCTCGTCAGGGGTGGCGACCCGCCGACGTACGTCTCGTTGCTCGTCCTCGTGGGCGGGTTCGGTCCGTTTCTCGCAGCAATCGTTCTCGCCGCGGTCACCGGTGATATCCGGTCGTGGGGTCGGCGGTTGGTGAGCGTCCGAACGTCGCCCCTCGTCTGGGTCGCCGCCATCGCTGTGCCCGTCGTCCTGTTCGGTGCGACACTCGCACTCACCGTCGCAACCGGATGGTCGTTCGACGCCGCAGCCCTCGGACCGCCCGGGTTGCTCGGGGCGTTACTGCTCTCGTCGTTCATCCGAGGCGGCCTCGAAGAACCCGGATGGCGCGGCTACGGCCTCCCCGTCCTCCAGCGACGACTCGGCGCGTTCCGTGCCTCGCTCGTCATCGGTGTCGTCTGGGCGGCGTGGCACATCCCGCTGTTCGCCATGCCGGGGAGTTCGCAGGCCGGTACGTCGTTCGCGTTCTACCTGCTCGGAGTCATCGCAATCAGCGTCATCACGACGTGGTTGTACAACGAGTCCGGTGGTCGCGTCCTCGTCCCCATCGCGTTCCACACGACGTGGAACGGCATCTCGGTCTACCTTGCGGCGGGCGTCACCGGCGGTGGCATCCTGCCCTCGGAGGCCAGTCTCGCCGCGGCGGCGTGGGTACTCGCCGGGATTCTCGTCTACCGCTACGGTGCGGAGCGTCTCTCGTCGAACCCACTGCCGACGGGTGGTCTCTCGTTCGAGGGCGCTCGGCCGGCGTCAGAGGTAGATACGGCCGGTGGCGTCACGCACTCGAACGACTGA
- the ppsA gene encoding pyruvate, water dikinase: MAVVWLDDVRADDLDLVGGKGASLGELTGAGLPVPPGFVVTASTYRAFIEDAGIDDELFSAVEVDHEDSAALKQAHETAHNLIMGTPMPEDVREEILDAYRSIGDGDAFVAVRSSATAEDLPDASFAGQQETFLNVTEEELLESVKACWASLFSERAIYYRNRKGFPHDKVDIAVVVQQMVDSEKSGVMFTRHPSTGEKKVIIEAAWGLGEAVVSGTVSPDNYVVNRESGDVETATIADKKTMCVRDEETGQTVDREVPNEKRHDRVLTDGEVARLLELGELVEDHYETPQDVEWAVYDGDVYMLQSRPITTISEDANGDDGANERTRSDGVSDDVLMRGLGASPGIASGRARIVTKLDHLDQVAEGDIIVTEMTMPDMVPAMKRAAGIVTDEGGMTSHAAIVSRELGVPAVVGTGDATTTIDDGDIITIDGDKGTIREGEEPEEKQRQPVEEARPKTPVKPMTATEVKVNVSIPEAAERAAATGADGVGLLRIEHMVLTLGKTPERYIEQNGERAYVDEIVSGVREVAEEFYPRPVRVRTLDAPTDEFRQLEGGENEPREHNPMLGYRGIRRGLDNPSIFRLELQAFRRLFDMGYDNVEVMFPLVNDAEDVLRAKEHMIEAGIDPDKREWGVMIETPAAALSIRELADAGIDFASFGTNDLTQYTLAVDRNNEHVANIYDELHPAVLKLIGDTIEACRETGVKTSICGQAGSKPKMAQFLVEKGVSSISANIDAVRDVQHEVKRVEQRLLLDSVR, encoded by the coding sequence ATGGCTGTAGTCTGGCTGGACGACGTACGGGCCGACGACCTCGACCTGGTCGGCGGCAAAGGCGCGTCGCTGGGCGAACTCACTGGTGCTGGACTTCCCGTCCCACCGGGGTTCGTCGTGACGGCGAGCACGTACCGAGCCTTCATCGAGGATGCGGGAATCGACGACGAACTCTTTTCTGCGGTGGAGGTCGACCACGAGGACTCTGCGGCACTCAAGCAGGCACACGAAACAGCCCACAACCTCATCATGGGCACGCCGATGCCCGAAGACGTTCGAGAGGAGATTCTCGACGCCTACCGGAGCATCGGCGACGGTGACGCCTTCGTCGCGGTGCGGTCCTCTGCGACTGCCGAAGACCTCCCGGACGCCTCGTTCGCGGGACAGCAAGAGACGTTCCTCAACGTCACCGAAGAGGAACTCTTAGAGAGCGTCAAGGCGTGTTGGGCGTCCCTGTTCTCCGAGCGCGCAATCTACTACCGCAACCGGAAGGGCTTCCCACACGACAAGGTCGATATCGCCGTCGTCGTCCAGCAGATGGTCGACTCCGAGAAGTCGGGCGTGATGTTCACGCGACACCCATCGACGGGCGAGAAGAAGGTCATCATCGAGGCCGCGTGGGGCCTCGGCGAGGCAGTCGTCTCCGGAACCGTCTCCCCCGACAACTACGTCGTGAACCGCGAGAGCGGCGACGTCGAGACGGCGACCATCGCGGACAAGAAGACGATGTGCGTCCGCGACGAAGAGACGGGCCAGACCGTCGACCGCGAGGTTCCGAACGAGAAGCGACACGACCGGGTCCTCACCGACGGCGAAGTCGCTCGACTCCTCGAACTCGGCGAACTGGTCGAAGACCACTACGAGACGCCGCAGGACGTAGAGTGGGCGGTCTACGACGGCGACGTGTACATGCTCCAGTCCCGCCCGATTACGACTATCTCCGAAGACGCCAACGGCGACGACGGTGCGAACGAACGCACCCGCTCCGACGGTGTGAGCGACGACGTCCTCATGCGTGGCCTCGGTGCCAGCCCCGGAATCGCCTCGGGCCGCGCCCGCATCGTGACCAAACTCGACCACCTCGACCAAGTTGCCGAAGGCGACATCATCGTCACCGAGATGACGATGCCCGACATGGTGCCCGCGATGAAGCGCGCCGCCGGTATCGTCACCGACGAAGGGGGCATGACCTCACACGCGGCCATCGTCTCGCGCGAACTCGGCGTGCCCGCAGTCGTCGGCACCGGCGACGCGACCACGACCATCGACGACGGCGACATCATCACCATCGACGGCGACAAGGGGACCATCCGCGAGGGCGAAGAACCCGAAGAGAAGCAGCGCCAACCGGTCGAAGAGGCACGACCCAAGACCCCCGTCAAGCCGATGACGGCGACGGAGGTCAAAGTCAACGTCTCCATCCCCGAGGCGGCCGAACGCGCCGCCGCGACGGGTGCCGACGGCGTCGGCCTCCTCCGCATCGAACACATGGTGCTGACGCTCGGCAAGACGCCCGAGCGATACATCGAGCAGAACGGCGAACGCGCCTACGTCGACGAAATCGTCTCCGGCGTCCGCGAAGTCGCCGAAGAGTTCTACCCGCGCCCAGTTCGCGTCCGCACGCTCGACGCGCCCACCGACGAGTTCCGTCAACTCGAAGGCGGCGAGAACGAACCACGCGAACACAACCCGATGCTCGGCTACCGCGGCATTCGCCGTGGCCTCGACAACCCGAGTATCTTCCGCCTCGAACTGCAGGCGTTCCGCCGTCTGTTCGACATGGGCTACGACAACGTGGAAGTCATGTTCCCCCTCGTCAACGACGCCGAGGACGTGCTTCGCGCAAAAGAGCACATGATAGAAGCGGGTATCGACCCCGACAAGCGCGAGTGGGGCGTCATGATAGAGACGCCTGCCGCCGCGCTCTCGATTCGCGAACTCGCCGACGCAGGCATCGACTTCGCCTCCTTTGGCACGAACGACCTGACGCAGTACACGCTCGCCGTCGACCGGAACAACGAGCATGTCGCCAACATCTACGACGAACTCCACCCGGCGGTGCTCAAACTCATCGGCGACACCATCGAAGCGTGCCGTGAGACCGGCGTCAAGACGAGTATCTGTGGACAGGCAGGGTCGAAACCGAAGATGGCCCAGTTCCTCGTCGAGAAGGGTGTTAGCTCCATCTCGGCCAACATCGACGCGGTCCGCGACGTCCAACACGAGGTCAAGCGCGTCGAACAGCGTCTGCTCCTCGACTCGGTTCGCTAA